A stretch of Ornithodoros turicata isolate Travis unplaced genomic scaffold, ASM3712646v1 ctg00000829.1, whole genome shotgun sequence DNA encodes these proteins:
- the LOC135375153 gene encoding uncharacterized protein LOC135375153 — translation MKTMRSAPRSTLTKLARQLWSEGPQHHASAIRSSLLHFSGIVLPLDNDKTLSARSMEKGLALQLGVYFNYDVQCLPPTFVTLQSMQCYFGHISTERGTKHPNGNQA, via the exons ATGAAGACTATGAGGTCTGCACCTCGTTCCACACT CACAAAGCTGGCCAGACAGCTGTGGAGTGAGGGCCCCCAACACCATGCCTCTGCTATTC GGTCATCACTACTACACTTCTCAGGCATTGTTCTTCCCTTGGACAATGACAAAACGCTATCTGCAAGGAGCATGGAGAAAGGATTGGCGCTTCAGCTCGGAGTGTATTTCAACTACGATGTGCAGTGCCTGCCACCAACGTTTGTTACGTTACAATCCATGCAATG CTATTTTGGACACATCAGCACTGAAAGAGGAACAAAGCACCCCAATGGTAATCAAGCTTAA